The following nucleotide sequence is from Vitis vinifera cultivar Pinot Noir 40024 chromosome 14, ASM3070453v1.
AATATTATCATTTCaacataaaaatcattaaaataaaataaaataaagaaatctctTCAATAtgcttttaatataaaaagttgAAGGAAACATGTTTATATTGAGAAAGGACTTTAGCATGAGAAGTGTGttattataaaagtaaaataataataataataaagaaaactaCTAAGACAACGAAATTCATAGAAAGTAAACTCTAAAATTATCTATTTCTAATAATCATAGCCTTAATTCCACCATAATGATTAAGTGAATGTTTTTTCAAAGTCAAGTCAAATAAGATATTCCAAAAATATAGTTAATCTTTAGAAACATAAAGCGACTTCGTATCCTTTacaaagcaaataaaaaaataaaaaggcttTTAAGGAAATTCACTATACATTACCACCCTTGGATCCAAACGAATCCTAAAGTTTTAGTATTTCTTTGAAATTGCAATGTAGGGTTGGCCTAACCTACCCAATCAACTTGTATAACGTGTTGATTGATTGAGGCGAAGATGATGGTTATATTCCAATTGGTCTACCTTTATGTCAATCAATTGACCATTCTTTTATGACTAATTTATCAACTTTCAATATTTACTTTCTCCTCTTTCAAACTTTTGAACAGTCAAAACCAATTTGAAATTTAGTATGTcccaaataattcttcaaaaattagaATATGTTTGATAGTATTTATCTTCAAAGGTTTCTTAGTGGaatcatttatcaaatatttaatttttttaaagtgttctctaaattttattaaacgtctaatttttcttcaaaaatacttttgaagttaaaagtattttctaaaaatatcgtaaaacaaacttttatttttttaagttgtgATATAACCCTCTAAATATCAAATTAGCCAGAcaagtattttcatttttcacttttttttgtGAGTGTACTTCTATGAGTGgactaaggaagaagaagataagAAACAATACaattaaggctatgtttagtttctaaaaaaatttgagggaaagaaaataaaaaggaaaagtagaatgaaagaaagcatgaaggaaaataaaaaattgatttaaaatcgataaattatttttatatattacttcaaattcattttttatttattttaaatctttaatataaagattaaatagattgaaaatacataagtttttaacttattttaatcagattttattttctataatacaattaaatatgaaaaaaaaatcatttttcttaatattttttttcttttttcatttataccttctagaataaaatataatatagagGAAGATATTTTGAACTCtaatgggtcataaatgaaatgagaaCAAAATTTTCCTCTCTTACTTATCCTTTTTGATTTGATGACTATAAACTTTTTCCCTACTCATTTTCTATGGGATGCAAGCTAACATGGGAAATGTAAATGTACACCAATTGTTTCTCTATATACTCccccattttattattattattttttttttaaatttaaatagatttttgaaatctttattctacttttttttttctccaatccACCCATACACATGCCCCCACACACGTATAAGAACTCTACATGcaattcttctttttcttttttccaaccTTCTCTTCTCTTACCTTCCATGTTCCTAATCTCAAGTTCCTCCATTTTTCCTAGTTGAAATTaaggggaattttttttattttatttttgtaaatttaagcAAGGAAGGTGAGATAAGGAAGATGGGAAGGAAATAATGGTGGGGAGGATAAGAGGGTGCAAGAGAAGAAGAGGAATAACTAAAAGTAGGAATAAGGTCTTTTGACACGAAAGAAAAAGGTAGGATAAGAATTTTGCatactaattttaatttcaaataaataaattttttaaaaaaggaagggaaatataaaaaaataaagagggaTTTATATACAAATTTCCCCATTTAACACTATGTTTTAATACCAAACCACGATGTTGACCTTAGCCGAGTCCAAACACTAATTCAAACATTATTGGGCCAACCAACCCAATGTTCATTAAGCCCACTTTTCTCCGGACTCACAAGCCAacctaaataataattaaagaaatttttaaaaacataaataaagaaatttagaaTCGGTTTGACAACTGCTTTCGAAATCAACTTTCTGTTctccataacaaaaaaaaaaaaaaaggtttggtaataaaaaactattttctatagggtatttttatcaaaaaaaatttagttgttttatattatttttatttgttttctaatgactattttaaaaaataattatatatgtatgtatgtagaatgattgaaaatagaacattggatataaaaattatttttaaaatatatttaaaaatatattaaaaacatttcaagttttcaaatatatttttattgtacaaaacatcataaaacagttttcaaaaactattttttagaattatttttgaaaaataattatcaaacagaATCTTAGTTGTAACTCTAGACCTAATTAGGAACATGAAAGTGATCTTAGGAAAAATAAGAATAGCtagaacattttttaaaattttattgaacttATATTCTAGCTAGCATTACGTTTGAGCAAAAACAAGCCTTGCTATGAGTCGTGTGGGACATGAGAGATGTAATCAATATTATTAGAAgttgcttttaaaatttaaacactAGTTTTAGCATCTAGGAAAGTCTCCCAAACAGGACTTTGATATCTAATTTTGGTTTCATGTTGTATTCCAATTTGGGCATGCATGATATTATTGTTcatgtaatttttgttttgtaaatagGTGGAAGTGGATGacatttgattttgattgaagTTGGACAATTATGAGTGCCTTACCCATCTTCAACTATAAGcttaaaaatcaatcatttagCTACTTCTATTTAGTAGTTTATTAAACATAcaataaaatcaatattttcactTTTATAAAGTCAAGGTTGAGGGATAATATACccttattatatttgattttagaataaattttaaactatacaaaaattatgtaaaattaACATATATCATGCGAGTTGGACTAATAATTATGTTAGTCGTATtcataactaaaaaaaaaattaatatatcgATTTTGTGGATAGTGAACTCTACACCTCAATCGATGAAAGTGCATGTAAAATTTAGGTCATTGGATGAAGATCAAATCAATAAGAACAAGAGGATTAAAAATAAGTGATCAAATCGAACTTGATACAAaacaatgaaatgaaaatatatatgcGGTGCAGTCTGATTCtcgagtttttttttatatatattaattcgAGAGTTCGTATTTTCGTAGGAGAACaaaaaagaatgattaaatGGGTGGAAAGGAGATAAATTCAACTCATAATTGTACTAGTATCATAATCAAGTAAGTATAAATTAAATGATATGGTAGGAAGATGAAATGATGACCAAAACATAAGGGGAAGATGCCTAGTTTGGAGATTTCCTCCCTAACTAGGCACCAAATGAAACGTACACGTCACCCGGTGTGACACGAAACTCGTGAACACCCACAGGCCTAACCACCCTAGAGAGAGCCAGGTCCAACCCCACCCACGCGGCCACGCCCACACGGTCACACCCCCCCCTGCCCTCAACATTAAACCTAACCCACACCCAACGCTTCCCCAGCTTTCAACCCCCCGCTTTCCtgttctcttttttctctctctacctttctctctctttctgttTCTCTTTCTCAAACCCCCCTCCCCCATGGCCTCTGCGGAAGACCCCACCACCGTCTTCGGGGAAGAAGACCTAGACGACGATGAGGACGAAGACAGcgaagaggaggaggagaatCTAGCCTTGCCCTCCCACCAAGACGACGACGTTTTGGATGAAGATGATGAGGATGACGAAGACGACGACGTTTTGGACGAGGCCTCCGCTTCACCTTCCACCTCTGGTGATCCTCATATCTCCTCTTCCTCCGTCGCTCCTGTTGTTACAGTTCCGGTGGTCACCGTCGCCGTCCCCGGCGTACCCAACGGCGAGCCCATCCCTGCCGCTGTGGACTCTGCTTCCGATCCGAAGCGGCCTCGTGCCGGTGAGGAGAAGAAGCCCTTTGACGAGTCTCGGAGACTGTTTCAGCGGCTGTGGACCGACGAGGATGAGATCGAGCTGTTGCAGGGGTTTCTGGAGTACAGTGCGCAGCGAGGCCCCAACAGTTCCTCCCACCATCATGATACGACTGCGTTTTACGATCAGATCAAGTCAAAATTGCAGCTTGATTTCAATAAGAACCAGCTTGTGGAGAAGCTCCGGAGGTTGAAGAAGAAGTACCGGAACGTCGTGAGTCGGATCAGCTCCGGTAAGGAATTTTCCTTTAAAAGCCCTCACGATCAGTCCACTTTTGAAATCTCTCGCAAAATTTGGAGCACCACCACGGCCATCACCGGTGTCCCAGAAGAAACCGTGCTCGAAGACGATGAcgcaaaccctaaccctaaccccaCCACCAACCCTAGTCCCAATCCCAATCCCACCCCTAAAGGGTTCAACAGTTATAGCATCGATGTGAATAGTGCGGAGAAGAAGGTGCCTAGGTCGCGAAAACGATCTAGAGCGAAGCTTGATGAAAAGCCTGTGCTGAATAATCAGAATCACGAAATGCCATCCTCGATTCCGAGCTTAATTGAGGAAACGGTGAGGAGTTGTTTATCGCCGTTGTTCAAGGAATTGCTGCATAATGCGGTTAATGGGCCATCATGTGGTGCAAGAGGGTTTGGAGGTATGGCTTTGAATCCAATGCCCTTGAGTTTTGGAGGCACAGAGGTGACGGATGAGAGGTGGAGAAAGCAACAGATTTTGGAGTTGGAGGTGTACTCAAAGCGATTGGAGTTGGTGCAAGAACAGATTAGATCAGCATTACAGGAGCTGAGAGGTATGGGAAGTTGATGGGGGTGGTTTGGGTTTGGATGATACTAGTACGTGTTTGGAGTTTTGTTTAGGTCATAAAATTTATTGGTCGATGATCAATGGTTAATATTGTAGCTGAGATGATTGCGTTTTGAATTTTATACTTCTGCTTATCTTAATTTATTGTTGTTGAATAATGGCTTCTGTTTATTTAGTCTTCAGTAGTTTGTTCAAATTCTTTCAATATGTGCACAGATATAATGGGTTCCTAAATTGAATGGAATGAATATATAGGTTAAAACCGATTAAGTAGTGCCTTTTATCTGATCATCATCTCCTGCTTGTGGCAAACTTTGCATGGTTGTGATTAGGGGATGGACATATAAATATGTGGTGTAATGTTTGTAAAAACTTGCCTTTTTgctaaaattttatcatatacaGTCTGGGTGATATGTTGTTGATGTGTGGTGGGTTGCGGCTTGGTGATGGCTGCTCTGCAAGCGGTTTTTACATTTAGATGATAAATTAGCTCCTTGCCATCTCCCCTGGAAGGCAGACTCCAACTCTTTGGCAAGATGCATTGGGGGTCTTGCTGAAATTGTGCTTTCAAAGCtatagaatgaaaaataaatggaatttcCATGTTGTGGGAAGGGTGTGCCTGTTTTTTGGTTGTTGACTCCATGGGTTAGaggaaaaatgaatttgattctTGGGTGGTGTGAGTTTGTGAGTCCTGAAACTATGCTTATCTTTCTCTACGAAAAATGTGATCATATAGCCAGAAACCATGAAATAAGTGAAAGGCACTTTGCTAATTAGAGAGGCTTGATATGCCTTGATCGATGGAGGTTCTAGTGTTCTGTGCAGGTGACAAAATTAGTTGATAGTTTTGAATTATATACTTCTTACCTGAAATGATTGCCTTTACTACACTATGCAATGGATGACAATTAATGGATGGTTTGAAATTGCATTTTCTTCACCTGGAATGGCTGCAGTGACTACATCTATGTAACAAATGCTAGCACTCCCAGATTTGGAAATTTCAAATGTTCACTTCAATTGTGGATTTTAAGGGATTACATGGAGATTTATGTGTACAACTTTCGTAACCCCCAAGTTTTTTTAAAGTTGGCTCTATGACTCATAGGGATTTATCTTTTCTTCTTGTTGAGGTTGTGATTTTGAATTTCATGTTCTGTCTCTCTCCTCTCGCCTTCCCCAAAATCTCTcatctattttgtttttctgttCTCATCCAATTCCCTTCTTCTTCTATATATGTAGCTCTTCTGTTGTCCCACATTAGATTGTTTTGATGTAATGCGAAGCTAGGTGGAaagaaattccatttttttcctactCCAGTGTTAGGATGCGTTAAGTGGGAGGAGTGGGAATGAAATCCATTTCTAAGTCGGGTCATTCCATCCCTTCACCCAGTATTCTCATCCAGGTATCATTGAGAATTGGctcaagaataaaaataagataaaataaaataaacaaacaagaaTTTGTGGAACTCTAAAATATTCATTATGAATTCTCAACAATAAGGTTTGTATGATTtgttagataatttttttttttgatagattatGATTTTTTAGATAATAAAGTGGGGAATTTCTGTTCTCTTGCAATGAAAGTGTagcaatagaagaaaaaaagttccatttttattttttagatttgatGTTTTGTACAGTTTGATTGCTGAGGATTTTCTATTAGTTGGAGAGAATTTGGTAGAAAGGATGGAAGAATAATGGTCCTTTTAATTTCAAATCTCATGTTTTCTGTAGTTTTTTCACTAGGAAAGTGAAAAATTTTCCTATGATTGCTGTGAAAGTGTAGGGGAGGAAAGAATGAATTTTCTTCTAATTTGATATTTGTGTACTTTTGATTGCAAAGGTGGTTGAGAAAAGTAAGAGCaataaagtttttctttttttttcttttgttttatttattgttcaGAAAGTGGTGATCTTCTGTTTGGTGCCTAGAAAGCGtagggaagaagaagggagTGGAGATTTCCTAGAAACTTTTTAAACTTCAAAACTTTAAAACTCTATGTTTTGCTTaaatttggttgctgagaaagtcCTTTTTGTTACTCTGAATAGAAAAGTAAGGGATaa
It contains:
- the LOC100253879 gene encoding probable transcription factor At3g04930, whose protein sequence is MASAEDPTTVFGEEDLDDDEDEDSEEEEENLALPSHQDDDVLDEDDEDDEDDDVLDEASASPSTSGDPHISSSSVAPVVTVPVVTVAVPGVPNGEPIPAAVDSASDPKRPRAGEEKKPFDESRRLFQRLWTDEDEIELLQGFLEYSAQRGPNSSSHHHDTTAFYDQIKSKLQLDFNKNQLVEKLRRLKKKYRNVVSRISSGKEFSFKSPHDQSTFEISRKIWSTTTAITGVPEETVLEDDDANPNPNPTTNPSPNPNPTPKGFNSYSIDVNSAEKKVPRSRKRSRAKLDEKPVLNNQNHEMPSSIPSLIEETVRSCLSPLFKELLHNAVNGPSCGARGFGGMALNPMPLSFGGTEVTDERWRKQQILELEVYSKRLELVQEQIRSALQELRGMGS